A window of the Burkholderia sp. 9120 genome harbors these coding sequences:
- the bcsA gene encoding UDP-forming cellulose synthase catalytic subunit has product MSTAQSQDIEAAEPSWLERFVDARFWNSRVVTGLVTLFALTMLYFVFTVPLAFYEQLTFATCCFVTALLFRRLPGRYATMVMIMLSVVTSGRYMYWRLTATTYWEHPLDAAWGLLLVSAEVYSTVVLLLGYFQTAWPLKRKPMPLPASRDLWPTVDIFIPTYNEPLSVVKPTIYAALALDYPAEKISIHVLDDGRRPEFKAFCEDVGVNWTIRTHNRHAKAGNINEALKITSGEYLAIFDCDHIPTRSFLQIGLGWFLRDKLLSMLQTPHHFFSADPFERNLGTFRKVPNEGELFYGLVQDGNDLWNATFFCGSCALLRRTMVEEIGGIAVETVTEDAHTALKLHRLGYTTAYLAIPQAAGLATESLSGHIGQRIRWARGMTQIFRIDNPLTGKGLKIGQRLCYLNAMMHFFYGIPRLVFLTAPLSYLFFGAHVIEAAASTIAIYALPHMMHASITNSRMQRSFRHSFWAEVYESVLASYITAPTLLALINPKLGKFNVTAKGGQIEKNYFDWAISRPYLFLLLLNLIGFCVGIVHIYFNWHLRSVVQTTVLNLAWTTYNMLILGASVAAASERRQIRAVHRVAMQMPVMLKFSTGRTLACETIDYSEGGVGVALPAAIQVPMHERVTVSLFRGDEEYAFPATVGFTAPGRVGLRFSQLTREQEYEFVKTTFARADAWTGWAEGRQQDTPLRGLSHVLTVGARGIVGLFEHLYADLRSSMKSRPVDVKKLKTKD; this is encoded by the coding sequence ATGAGCACGGCACAGTCGCAGGACATCGAGGCCGCCGAACCATCGTGGCTGGAACGCTTCGTCGACGCGCGCTTCTGGAACAGCCGCGTCGTCACCGGGCTGGTGACGCTGTTCGCGCTGACCATGCTGTACTTCGTGTTCACGGTGCCGCTCGCGTTCTACGAGCAACTCACGTTCGCGACCTGCTGCTTCGTGACCGCGCTGCTGTTCCGCCGCCTGCCCGGCCGTTACGCGACGATGGTGATGATCATGCTGTCGGTGGTTACGTCGGGCCGCTATATGTACTGGCGGCTGACCGCCACCACTTACTGGGAACATCCGCTCGACGCCGCCTGGGGTCTGTTGCTGGTGTCCGCCGAAGTCTATTCGACCGTCGTGCTGCTGCTCGGCTACTTCCAGACCGCGTGGCCGCTCAAGCGCAAGCCGATGCCGCTGCCCGCCTCGCGCGATCTGTGGCCGACCGTCGACATCTTCATTCCGACCTATAACGAGCCGCTCTCGGTGGTGAAGCCGACCATCTACGCCGCGCTCGCGCTCGACTACCCAGCCGAAAAAATTTCGATCCACGTGCTCGACGACGGCCGCCGTCCCGAGTTCAAGGCGTTCTGCGAAGACGTCGGCGTCAACTGGACGATCCGCACGCACAACCGCCACGCGAAAGCCGGCAACATCAACGAAGCGCTGAAGATCACCAGCGGCGAATATCTCGCGATCTTCGACTGCGATCACATTCCGACCCGCTCGTTTTTGCAGATCGGCCTCGGCTGGTTCCTGCGCGACAAGCTGCTGTCCATGCTGCAGACGCCGCACCACTTCTTCTCCGCCGATCCGTTCGAACGCAACCTCGGCACCTTCCGCAAGGTGCCGAACGAAGGCGAGCTGTTCTACGGTCTGGTGCAGGACGGCAACGATCTGTGGAACGCGACCTTCTTCTGCGGTTCGTGCGCGCTGCTGCGCCGGACCATGGTCGAGGAGATCGGCGGCATCGCGGTCGAAACCGTCACCGAAGACGCGCACACCGCGTTGAAATTGCACCGCCTCGGCTACACCACCGCGTATCTGGCGATTCCGCAAGCGGCCGGGCTCGCCACCGAATCGCTGTCGGGCCACATCGGCCAGCGGATTCGCTGGGCGCGCGGCATGACGCAGATTTTCCGGATCGACAATCCGCTCACCGGCAAGGGTCTGAAAATCGGTCAGCGGCTGTGCTATCTGAACGCGATGATGCACTTCTTCTACGGCATTCCGCGTCTGGTGTTCCTGACCGCGCCGCTGTCGTATCTGTTCTTCGGCGCGCACGTGATCGAAGCCGCCGCCAGCACGATCGCGATCTACGCGCTGCCGCACATGATGCACGCGAGCATCACCAATTCGCGGATGCAGCGCTCGTTCCGCCATTCGTTCTGGGCCGAGGTGTACGAGTCGGTGCTGGCCTCGTACATCACCGCGCCGACGCTGCTCGCGCTGATCAACCCGAAGCTCGGCAAGTTCAACGTGACCGCCAAGGGCGGCCAGATCGAGAAGAACTACTTCGACTGGGCGATCTCGCGGCCGTATCTGTTCCTGCTGTTGCTGAACCTGATCGGCTTCTGCGTGGGCATCGTCCATATCTATTTCAACTGGCATCTGCGCAGCGTGGTGCAGACCACCGTGCTGAACCTCGCGTGGACCACCTACAACATGCTGATTCTCGGCGCGAGCGTGGCCGCCGCGAGTGAGCGCCGGCAGATTCGCGCGGTGCACCGCGTGGCGATGCAAATGCCCGTGATGCTGAAGTTCTCGACCGGCCGCACGCTCGCCTGCGAAACCATCGACTACTCGGAAGGCGGCGTGGGTGTCGCGCTGCCCGCGGCGATCCAGGTGCCGATGCACGAACGCGTGACCGTGTCGCTGTTTCGCGGCGACGAGGAATACGCCTTCCCCGCGACGGTCGGCTTCACCGCGCCGGGCCGTGTCGGCCTGCGCTTCTCGCAGCTCACGCGCGAGCAGGAATACGAGTTCGTCAAAACCACCTTCGCCCGTGCGGATGCATGGACCGGTTGGGCCGAAGGGCGTCAGCAGGACACGCCGCTGCGCGGCCTGTCGCATGTGCTGACGGTCGGCGCGCGCGGCATCGTGGGTCTGTTCGAACATCTTTACGCCGACCTTCGCAGCTCGATGAAAAGCCGTCCAGTGGACGTCAAGAAGCTAAAAACCAAAGACTGA
- the bcsP gene encoding cellulose biosynthesis protein BcsP has protein sequence MSSSSDIEKLFDHFGGDANAYQEIGRENEARSARTRWPLLVTLDLSQPTIPAIGQRVARAHPQVAATPVAVDPLDTTPKDAASVTRAKAPLFTRSHRRDIPPVAVAAAPSTAPRGASRFGELDPAEAVSKVDAVTPAASAVVRVDAVATEVVPAARAAAPVASAVPVVSAAPVAAPAVAPVAAAAPFVVPAAAFAPVAPVAAVASAPLAQVQYRAPAMQPIPPIQPAAQTWAQPAAPAAPPSILGKLFTPEPAATPPQPAASQAAAAPLHSVFDRLRGTPAQTVAAPVSATRAAAPAPSNSWLVNGPRRS, from the coding sequence ATGAGTTCATCCAGCGACATCGAGAAGCTTTTCGATCATTTCGGCGGCGACGCCAATGCGTACCAGGAAATCGGCCGCGAAAACGAGGCGCGCTCGGCGCGCACGCGCTGGCCTTTACTGGTCACGCTGGATCTGAGTCAACCGACGATTCCCGCCATCGGACAGCGCGTGGCACGGGCTCACCCGCAGGTGGCCGCAACGCCGGTCGCCGTCGATCCGCTCGACACCACACCCAAAGATGCCGCCTCGGTGACGCGCGCGAAAGCGCCGTTGTTCACCCGCTCGCATCGGCGGGATATTCCGCCGGTGGCGGTGGCTGCCGCGCCCTCCACGGCACCGCGCGGCGCTTCGCGCTTCGGCGAGCTCGATCCGGCGGAAGCGGTTTCTAAGGTCGATGCCGTTACGCCGGCGGCGTCCGCTGTTGTGCGGGTCGACGCGGTGGCGACGGAGGTCGTGCCGGCGGCGCGGGCTGCTGCGCCGGTGGCTTCGGCTGTGCCGGTTGTGTCGGCTGCGCCGGTTGCCGCGCCCGCTGTCGCACCGGTCGCGGCGGCGGCGCCCTTTGTCGTACCTGCTGCGGCCTTTGCTCCCGTTGCACCAGTTGCAGCCGTCGCAAGCGCCCCGCTCGCCCAGGTCCAATATCGCGCGCCGGCCATGCAACCGATCCCGCCGATCCAACCCGCCGCGCAAACCTGGGCGCAACCGGCCGCACCCGCCGCGCCGCCTTCGATCCTCGGCAAACTCTTCACCCCCGAACCCGCCGCGACGCCGCCGCAACCCGCCGCGTCCCAGGCCGCCGCCGCGCCGCTGCACTCGGTCTTCGACCGTCTGCGCGGCACGCCCGCTCAAACCGTCGCCGCTCCGGTCAGCGCCACCCGCGCCGCCGCGCCCGCCCCCTCCAACTCGTGGCTGGTCAACGGCCCTCGTCGCTCATGA
- the bcsQ gene encoding cellulose biosynthesis protein BcsQ, with translation MKVIAVVSAKGGVGKTTLAANLACVLAAGGRRVIAIDLDPQNALRLHFGVPLDSIDGLSRATLTGDPWQSVLFDGLDGVTVLPYGAVLEDDRRRFEALVDQDPHWLAQALQNLRLDPSDVVIIDTPPGSSAYVRAALSTATFALNVVLADAASYAAIPLMERLIDTYATPRAEFGGVGYVVNQIDQSRQLTKDVLKVLRQMLGTRLFPGVIHLDEGVSEALACDTTLIHYDPLSQAAADFRACGAWLITAVDAIAVSPRNVA, from the coding sequence ATGAAAGTCATCGCGGTGGTGTCCGCCAAGGGCGGGGTCGGCAAAACCACCCTCGCCGCCAATCTCGCTTGCGTGCTGGCCGCCGGCGGCCGGCGCGTGATCGCGATCGATCTCGATCCGCAGAACGCGCTGCGTCTGCACTTCGGCGTGCCGCTCGACAGCATCGACGGTTTGTCGCGCGCCACGCTGACGGGCGACCCGTGGCAATCGGTGCTGTTCGACGGTCTCGACGGCGTGACCGTGCTGCCCTACGGCGCGGTGCTCGAAGACGACCGCCGCCGCTTCGAGGCACTCGTCGACCAGGACCCGCACTGGCTTGCGCAAGCGTTGCAGAACCTGCGGCTCGATCCGTCGGACGTCGTGATCATCGACACGCCGCCGGGTTCGTCCGCGTATGTCCGCGCCGCGCTCAGCACGGCCACCTTCGCGCTGAACGTGGTGCTCGCCGACGCTGCCTCGTACGCGGCGATTCCGCTGATGGAGCGGCTGATCGATACCTATGCGACGCCGCGCGCCGAGTTCGGCGGCGTGGGCTACGTGGTCAACCAGATCGACCAGTCGCGCCAGCTCACCAAAGACGTGCTCAAGGTGTTGCGCCAGATGCTCGGCACGCGACTCTTCCCGGGCGTGATCCATCTGGACGAAGGCGTGAGCGAGGCGCTCGCCTGCGACACCACGCTGATTCATTACGATCCACTCAGTCAGGCCGCCGCCGATTTCCGCGCGTGCGGCGCCTGGCTGATTACAGCGGTCGACGCGATCGCCGTCTCGCCGAGGAACGTCGCATGA
- the bcsD gene encoding cellulose biosynthesis protein BcsD has translation MVSILDYLLERQISPQWRGMLSALATEFEAQIGRDELRQLMHRVGSRFAAAHPLPACGSTAELAHTLNLVWHDMDWGYVELADEPESLRIVHYCSPLLAFGGTALTWTPAFLEGVYQTWLSALGAQGLSVAQTSGYGEDTAIEFRLGRHPG, from the coding sequence ATGGTCTCCATTCTCGATTACCTGCTGGAACGCCAGATCTCGCCACAATGGCGCGGCATGCTGAGCGCACTGGCGACCGAGTTCGAAGCGCAGATTGGTCGCGATGAACTGCGTCAACTGATGCACCGCGTCGGCAGCCGCTTCGCGGCCGCGCATCCGCTGCCAGCCTGCGGCTCGACCGCCGAGCTCGCGCACACGTTGAATCTGGTCTGGCATGACATGGATTGGGGCTACGTGGAACTCGCGGACGAACCCGAGTCGTTGCGGATCGTCCACTACTGCTCGCCGCTGCTCGCATTCGGCGGCACGGCGTTGACGTGGACCCCGGCGTTTCTCGAAGGCGTCTATCAGACCTGGTTGAGCGCGTTGGGCGCGCAAGGCTTGTCGGTCGCGCAGACGAGCGGTTACGGTGAAGACACCGCGATCGAGTTTCGGCTCGGGCGCCATCCGGGTTGA